In the Manis javanica isolate MJ-LG chromosome 12, MJ_LKY, whole genome shotgun sequence genome, TTATGTCCTATTCattatgataaaaattttctACATTGTTCTTAATCTTGCCTCATATTCAGATCATCATAAAAATCTGCTAAGTCTTCTACACTATTGCTGCTTAAACctgtctcttttatttatttttttcccttacagTTTTCATGTTAATTGGCGTAGGGATCTTTAATCTGGAAGAGACCTTAAAGATTTCTTAGTCAGAGAAACTGCATCGCCCAAAGTCTTAACGCCAGCTGAGTAAAACCAGAACTAGAACTCTCCTTTCCTGACATCCTAGGCTGTATTGCTCCAAACTTAATTGAGTTCATTTTTAGCATCTGTTCTTCCATTATTCCTGAGATGTTTTTTCCCTTACAGAGAGTGGCTAAAGAaacaatctatttttaaaaatcccaataaTTAATTGGACAAGTCTCTAAATTCTAATTCTATCAAATGCTTAATCTTTTCCAGGCcatgaaaatttatatatatgtacatatgtataaaacAGACTTtgtaattttcatatatatatggtGTTTTCAGACCCTGCAAAGAaactatgtttaaaatttttccaaataaacatCATGTTATCCTTTCTCACCATTGAGCaatatcatattttatttctaatttccttcCTCAAATGTTCACCAACTTGTTTCTTTAAATTATGTTATCCCCTACTCCCCACAAAACTACTGTTTCAACAATAGTCCTTTGACtgtcattactattattacttgagaaatgttttaaaataaaaataataaataataaaaccaattaAAATTTCTGTCTTAGAAACTTGGAAGAATGATTGCCTTTTCAAAGTATAATTGCGTAAGAAGGCAGTATGAGTTTCACTTACTCATTCAAAATAGAATTGAATATATTCATTCAAGAGGGAAACGCTAGTTTCTCACTTACATAATTCACATATAATTGCCCACCCACTGTAGACCAGGCACTCTACCAGGGACTGGGTATGGAGAGAAACATGGAAACAAGACTCACCCTCATGGATTTCACATTCCATTAGTAAAGATAatgaaacaaataagcaaatgtaCGTATGACATGATTTTAAGTAATGGTAAGTACTATGATGAAGTTAAAGCAAATAATGATGTAGAGAGATGGGAGAAGAATGAGAACAGGAAGGGATAAATTTTCCCTAAAAAGGTGATTTTGAGTGGTACCAAAGAGTGGAGACCTAAGAGAGTGGGAATCTAGAGCCCCTAAGGTACAGCAAGAAGTGAAACTAGCACTTCCTCCTTCTTAACTTGTACTTTTAATCACACTTCCATTCTTCTAGATTTCCAAGTTAGCAGAATGACTgatggaaaaatcagaaaatgaaggCAGATAAGTAGATGGGCATCAGACCAAGTaggagtttagattttatttcaaGTCCAATGGGAAGACACTGGAGGGTcttaagaatgagagagaaaagatcaagcACGTGCTGTTTTGGATAGCATTCCTTTTGCTGTATATTGTGTAGTTCAGATTAAGAATAGGATCAGGGAAAACAACTGGGAAGTTAATGTAGTGCATCAGACCGGAGTATAGTTGCTTCTATTAGCATAGTAGCAGAGGAGATAGGGAAAAGGGGTTTTATTTGGAATATGTATGGTGGAAGAGATAACAGGACTCAGGTGAATGCAGGaattgagagaaagagagacatcAAAGATAGCAGTTGAATAATTATGCAACTGACAGGACTGGGAAAGTAACAGATTTGAGGGATAAATGATGATGGGATGCTCAAGAATTAAGGGTTTGGTTTTGTAAAAATATAGATACTGATTTGAAATCCAAAGTGGAGAGGTTAGGCAGGAAGACAGATATGAGAGGGGTGGAAAGAGAGTAAAGCCCTCTAAAAGCGACTCgaagagttaatcagataaaaccagaaagccagaaaggattcacagagttaatcagatgaTGTTTCAAGGGCCAGGAGTGACTTGAAATGTCCAGATGCTCCCCAAATGAAAAAcaactccccagataaagaaaaacattagagCACAGGCACACCAAACATCAGAGTGCAGCCATGTCTTCATTTCACCAATTAgatcaggcctccaaggccaaggattgtcagtcaaggacttctctgtcCTGCCAAAAACCCTGTAACAGAAGCCTCACAAGTAAGCAGTCAGGGCTGGCCCGACCTCAGGCAGCCTGCTCTGTTACAAGGCGTAACAAAActtgctttgctttcttgactttggttttacgtctcactctgacttccctgcaactGTGAACCGGGTTCCTCCCAGCAGAGGTGTCTAACTGTTAGAAATAGAGCTGGTTAACTCATTTCCTTTATCATCTGTTTTAATgcaaaaattaaagaatacatgCAATGCATTCTACATAAGCTATAAAACACAATAACAAAGAGACTACCCTGCAACACTACAACCCAAGAAATGGGTATCTATATAGGCACGTTCACTTACTTTCTTGTTGGAGTTCAATATTAATCTGAATTTTGTGTTTCTCATGtccccaaattttaaaaacaactattCTTATAACATATGGATctataaatatacattatatactttTATTAAGTTATGAGCATTAGAAACGAAAACTGTACTACAAATAGTACTCTGGGAActtcaaaaattttcttttcttgtaaacACTTGGATATTAGACTTCGCAATTTTCCTAAACTAGTcttaagtaaaatgaaatcaCGTGGATTTGTTTCTTACtatcaaaaaatcaaaatattgaaattatgaAACAGAGCTTAACATACATAGAAGCCAGAGTAAGGTCTACCATGAATTTATTTAGAGTTACAGGGGAAAAGCTGGAACTGTGAAGAAGCACTactcaaagaaattgaagcttataaaatttccaaatttatgGGAGACTTAAATCCACAAATACAGGGAGTAAAGCAAATGCCAAATGAATAAACTGtcaatataaaaacacaaattaatgaaattgcaggtatttaaaacaaaggtaataaaaaGCAGACTGAGAGCAATCGCTTCTGAAACAAGGAAAGCCAGAAGCAGGGGATATCTTCAAAATACTGATAGAAATCACCAAAAAGCTGGCAACCTAACCAATGTGTATGCAGTAACACAaaagcaaagaccaaggacaaaatagagaaaatgaaataaaaaaggtcTCACCACCAATGGACTTTCACTAAACAAACCACTAAAGGATATATACCTCAGGAAAATGATCCTAGACGAGATGTCTGAGATTAATTTAGAAGGGGGAAAAGTTGGTAAAATCAATGGACAAATCTAAATAAGTATCGTGTGTATATGcaagaaaaataatgacaaaactcttgttttaaaaaaacacatcaaataGAAATGTACTCAAAAACAGCAGGAAACCATGGAAGAGGAAAAAGCATTTTAGTTCCATGTATATTTCAAGTTAAAGGTGAAGATACCAGTCAACTTTAAATTTTGTTAAGATAAATTTCAAGGGCAATCAGCAACAAAATTGGACTAGAATAGTTTCGAAAATCTTTTTGGAAAGCAAAGCAAAGGAATATAGAACTGGAGAAATACAGCACAAAATAAGATGGTAGAGATAAATACAGTGAAAAGAAATGTTCAgattgcatgtttttaaaaaatgtattctttagAAGAGACAAACCTAAAGCAAAGGATACCAAAAGGTTGaaagtaaaatatagaaaaatgtttaaaatgcaaGTAACTAAAAGCTAGCATAAAGATATATAtgatgtatgtattattttaaaaatcagtagatTTCAATTCACCTTGTTTTACTAACAggaaccaaagaagaaattgacaaattcATTGCTATTTTGGGCAGTTCAAAGACCTTTCTCATTAATAATACAAtcaggtaaaaagaaagaaagaatctggaagttatgaaaaacagaatgaataagCTTGATTTGAGGACTAGCAGAAAACTTTATGCCTTCAGAAAATGTGTACTTGTCTTCAGTAATACGGGATTATTTTGAACAATGACTGATCAGACTTTcagagagatttttctttttttacatcaCTTTCTATTTAAAGGATACAAGATCTTGTTATCTTACCATGCCTTGATATGATCTCAAGATTCCTTCCTCTGGAAATGTGTAGTAAATGTGTGCTCAAAAACTACTTCAAACCATACGATTTTTAATATCAAATCTCTGCATGTATCAGAACATTTTAATATATCATTTTCTGGAGGAGTGAGAAGACTATTTTACCTTGAATCAAAGTGATATTTTTTAGTGTTTGAGAATGCTCCCAATCTTTCAGTCTGAGGTCATTAGTGATGTTATTCAATAGTTTCActtctccttttatttccttttccaaatgtacttgtttttctttcatagacATAATTTCTGCTGATGCATTGTACACACACTCCTCTAATTTATTCATCTCCTGTGAAATATAAGCAAACATCCACAATTTTTGTTACACACATAATTATCAAATGTGTAAGTTTAAGAGACTCTGAAAGCCAGGcttcaaaaaaatatgtattataggAATATTATGGTATAAGAATATGGAAACTAGAAATCTGTTTCAAAATACAATTCTTTGGTTTTGAAGCATTTCCTCTTTTGACTGAATGGCTGAATTTTCACACCCTTTATCCCCTGAAAATTAGTTGAATACATACAAGGTATgattctatttccaaatacataGATGTCAaatgctaaaaattaaaaaacttgttgtatagtttttcatttatttgaagtgGAATTTCTTTTTACTGTATTTACAGTAGCAACAGCTTCCAGTTCTGTGAATTGGAAAGATTTGCATATTAAactgttttaaagaaataaaagtttaatataaTAATTCCTAGTGGTAATGAACATTCAGATAAGCTTTTCATATTCAGTAATATCTCAAATAgcatattaacaatattttgctttcaatttttgtTCCCTCTATATTTGaggtttattattttgttttcaaatacatacataatctgtttgtatttatactcATACAGAGATTGTGAATGTGAGACCATACTACTTTCTGGAATaagctttcatttttcattcaataaGACATTAAGGATATTTGCccattaaaatacttaaaactgtCTTATTTTCAATGATTTAGTGGAAActaatgtacatatttttataatttaagattTATATTCATAATGGACTTTTGAGCTatacttttttacatttttaaacaatgctgcaatgattATTGTGTTCTATGAGCACATACATGCATACGAGCgcacacgaacacacacacacacacgtacttACCTAGTTGCTAAATCTCTATAAATGAttattgcctttaaaaaaaactagCTTTGAACATTCCTCCATTCCCTTGTGCCTGCGTTTCAAATGCTGGGAGCCCTTCTAAAAAATAAGAGCGATCTATCCAAACTCAAATAGTTCCCCAGTCACTGGATTTTGATTATTTCCATTAATGATCGCTTCAAACATGTCCAGTATTTCTACTGTCTTCCAGATGGTTTTCAATTTGGTTTCAGCTCTTCATCTGTGTGGATTCATAGATATTCTATAGTGTCCGCTGGACCTGAAGCATCACCAATACCAAATATATCTTTGCTCTTCCACCTCGACCATCTTCTCCTTCTACTCACCTCCTCTGCTTTCAAGTAAgtatttcttctcccttcctttttctctccaatTTAATCAGTTATTACCCCTATGATTGACATTTTTTGCCACTGTCTCCCATATTCTTCAACCCTGTTGACAGTTTCTTATTTGTAGATTTTCTCTAACCCCTCCATAGCCCAAGTCCTTGATATTTCCATAGTATTTGATATGCTTAGATACTTACTAACAGTGAAGGAAATACTAAGTCAGATTTTGGAAGTTGTAGCATATCAAGGCTGATGTTGGATAAGTTCAACAACAAAGTCCTCATATTTTTACTGCAAAGATACCTTAATATGAGGACTGTGTAAACATTTCAAAGTCTGAGTCACTGCACCTTACAAATAAGAAATATGTAGACTATTCTTTACTTGTTTATTCTGTGTTCGATAATGTAGTTGGTTTTCATTTGATGTTGTAACTTTAGAGGATTATCTTTGCTCTGCAATTTGCATTGTTTAAAATGACTACTGTGTAATATTGTATGTATACAGAAAACAACTTCATTAATTAAGAATGGGTCTACTCAAGTAAAATCAACTacaggaggccagcatcacttagCTAATGGTGGGACTTTAACAGGTCACATTAATTATTACCTGAGGTTTTAGATATTTTGTAATATGAAGATTGTTTTTGCACATGAATAGTTGTTTTAGTTACATGCTTATTTTTCATAGAAAGGAACAATTACAATTATTCAACAACAACcaaaaatacaattttgaaataagtggctttcttcttaatttctttcttatcacTACAAAATAATTCAGAGGTTTGGCCACAGAATAGTCTAGaacagagatgagaaaactatgATCTCTGGGCCAaagtctgtttttgtaaataaacatTAATTGGATCACTTGAATCATTTGGTTACATATATGTAGCTGCTTTTGTGCTCCGATGTCAAGGTTGAACAACTATGACACAGACTGTGTAGTCACTAAAGCCTGAAATGTTTATTCACATCTGGCTCTCtaaaaacaaactttttctgACAGCTGGTCTAGAACATGTCTTGCTCTCTTGTGTATCTGATTCTATGATGATAATAGGACATTATGTACATTATTCAAATTTAATTCTTAATAGTTATCTTTACATATAAAAACTTAGACTTCTTGGGAGTGgcaaaataaactattttaggTTATCCATGTAAACCAGACTTCCATTTCTTTGATGACATTTTATGTCTGCTGTAGAATTTACAAATACATAGTGCCTACTTCTCCAAGTCTGCTAGGATTATCTAAAAATTGTAAATGATTTGGACAGTTTTATGAGGTACTCCAACAGGATTTACAAAACTATAATACCTTATGAGTATGTGCAATGGGAAAAAGTCCACCTTTTCCTGGGAATCTGGAGAAGGCATTAGGTAAATCCATTTGAAACCTTCTGGTAAGACAGCCAGAGGAACAAGGATAAGCAGCGTGATGCTGACACAGGGCTTGAAACTTTTGTCTTCCTGGACTGTCAGAGGAACCAGGATCTATATGGATTCAGTTCCAGCATGTGCCCTTCCAATACAAAAAGTCTTACCTCTTGTTGCTTAAATGCATTCTCTTGAACTTTGCCATTCAGTGTTTCAATATTGAGATGTAAATCAAGCAATGTGGTATTTAGACTTATTAATGCCTTGGAGATTTCATCTATGGCATTTCCATGCCCCTGGATTGAGGAAACCAAGGAACTTAGCTGGAGAAGAACATCATTCAATCTTTGATCAGTCATCACACTGAAATTCTGGAAATGCTCTGAATCTATAAGATTGGCTTCTTTATCTGAAATATATTGGATCCTCTTCTCCAAGTTGTTTATGTGTTCCGTAACAACTTCTTGaaatctcatttcatcttcactgtcatttcctttccctgtgaGACTTTGAGATGCACCGTTTACATCAACTGAACCAACTGTGCAATTCTTCATTTCCCACTTGAGGAGATGAGCTGCATgtttaagtaaaaacaaacagTCATGGGCCTGTCTCCTTAAATGCATATACTATTACATGCCACTTCACTTCATTCCATTCTAGTCCAACATTTTGAATGCTATCCTAAATCAggtacttattttaaatatacaatgtaTGAACCATAATATTGCTGAGAGGGAGAGTCTCCTTTTCCCACTTTATATTAGAATATATTATATGATTAATTCACTCTGTCTGGATTGCTACTTATATGAATCTTTTGGGCCATTGTATTTGGCTTGGAAAGTAAGAGTAAATTCTACAAATTCTGAAATGCATTGTATCCTACTCCTCAGGTCTGTTGTTAGGATACAATAATAATGCTTAACACAGCATCTGAAGCTATTCTGAAGataaatgatgatgatgacaaaaaCAATATGTAGTAAAAGTAAAGTATTAGTGCGGTCCACACTATGAATACATTCTTGGCTCATTTTCCTCATCACTTAAGCTGGCAGGAAATGATCATCTTAAATTTCTACAGTCCTGATTAAGAGTTGGTGGAGCAGAAAATCaggcaaataatttttttcactttaaaagctATTGTTTTTACAAGACTCCTCTTTGCCTATTATAAAACATATACTGATAGCAGATAATTTGGAAAAGGGCAATAAGGAACAATAATACGCCATTAGTCTCACTGTCTTGagttaaatgtta is a window encoding:
- the MSR1 gene encoding macrophage scavenger receptor types I and II isoform X2 gives rise to the protein MEQWDRLPEPQEDTGSCTESVKFDARSMTALLPLNPKNGPTLQEKMKSFKAALIALYLLVFVVLVPVVGIVAAHLLKWEMKNCTVGSVDVNGASQSLTGKGNDSEDEMRFQEVVTEHINNLEKRIQYISDKEANLIDSEHFQNFSVMTDQRLNDVLLQLSSLVSSIQGHGNAIDEISKALISLNTTLLDLHLNIETLNGKVQENAFKQQEEMNKLEECVYNASAEIMSMKEKQVHLEKEIKGEVKLLNNITNDLRLKDWEHSQTLKNITLIQGPPGPPGEKGDRGPTGEGGAKGIPGPIGPPGPKGDRGAIGFPGSRGLPGSPGKMGRPGNFGQKGQKGEKGSGSTQRAVQLPDRVWAGPF